In Salvelinus alpinus chromosome 20, SLU_Salpinus.1, whole genome shotgun sequence, a genomic segment contains:
- the LOC139546266 gene encoding interleukin-10 receptor subunit beta-like isoform X3 has protein sequence MLCLKGVLLFWTFCHVLRQAWSADELLSPRNVSVDSAVRWSPATDSPGIKYTVQYRTSDSEKWHNISGCVQTELTTCNKLIGLGCVMVQVLAQEGNRTSRSVEACRHADSCSPEVQLTSKEGLLIVNMVKNNRLREDNGDNFKYNVQYGRDGEELKQVQDSTTSHLTIKDLDVGRRYCVQVRYLCYHKPFGTPSTQHCESIQESERTRKKNIVTISVTFTLLLGVLVVGLTLFIYRHHKKIKQFLQPPLRLPDHYCEYLSGDFPQQALSLTTSPCEERHDLISVVCREEDLSDSYLFPESDREQDYDSPNRLDLLDHEE, from the exons ATGTTGTGTCTGAAAGGCGTTTTGTTGTTTTGGACTTTCTGTCATGTCCTCAGACAAG CATGGTCTGCGGATGAGCTGTTATCTCCACGGAACGTGAGCGTTGACTCTGCTGTGCGTTGGAGCCCCGCCACAGACAGCCCAGGGATAAAGTACACGGTTCAGTACAGGAC CAGTGACAGCGAGAAGTGGCACAACATTTCGGGCTGTGTTCAGACCGAGCTCACCACCTGTAATAAACTGATCGGGCTGGGATGTGTGATGGTGCAAGTCCTGGCTCAGGAAGGCAACCGCACATCCAGATCCGTCGAAGCCTGTCGCCATG CTGATTCTTGCAGCCCTGAAGTCCAGTTGACCTCCAAGGAAGGACTTCTGATAGTAAACATGGTAAAGAACAACCGTCTACGGGAGGATAATGGAGATAATTTTAAATACAACGTTCAATACGGCAGAGACGGGGAGGAGCTCAAA CAGGTTCAGGACTCCACCACATCCCATTTGACCATCAAAGATCTGGATGTGGGCCGGAGGTACTGTGTACAGGTCCGGTATTTATGTTACCACAAACCCTTTGGAACTCCCAGCACTCAACATTGTGAGTCCATCCAAGAGTCAG AAAGGACACGGAAAAAGAATATTGTGACGATCAGTGTGACCTTCACCCTCCTGTTGGGTGTCTTGGTAGTGGGCCTTACGCTCTTCATCTACAGGCACCATAAGAAAATCAAACAGTTCCTTCAGCCCCCACTACGGTTACCAGACCACTATTGTGAG TACCTGTCAGGGGATTTCCCCCAGCAGGCCCTGTCCCTCACAACTAGTCCCTGTGAAGAACGCCATGATCTCATCTCCGTCGTCTGCCGTGAAGAGGACCTGTCGGACTCCTATCTGTTTCCTGAGTCTGACAGAGAACAGGATTATGACTCACCTAACAGACTGGATTTATTAGATCATGAAGAATGA
- the LOC139546266 gene encoding interleukin-10 receptor subunit beta-like isoform X1, which produces MLCLKGVLLFWTFCHVLRQAWSADELLSPRNVSVDSAVRWSPATDSPGIKYTVQYRTSDSEKWHNISGCVQTELTTCNKLIGLGCVMVQVLAQEGNRTSRSVEACRHADSCSPEVQLTSKEGLLIVNMVKNNRLREDNGDNFKYNVQYGRDGEELKQVQDSTTSHLTIKDLDVGRRYCVQVRYLCYHKPFGTPSTQHCESIQESECVLSSCTERTRKKNIVTISVTFTLLLGVLVVGLTLFIYRHHKKIKQFLQPPLRLPDHYCEYLSGDFPQQALSLTTSPCEERHDLISVVCREEDLSDSYLFPESDREQDYDSPNRLDLLDHEE; this is translated from the exons ATGTTGTGTCTGAAAGGCGTTTTGTTGTTTTGGACTTTCTGTCATGTCCTCAGACAAG CATGGTCTGCGGATGAGCTGTTATCTCCACGGAACGTGAGCGTTGACTCTGCTGTGCGTTGGAGCCCCGCCACAGACAGCCCAGGGATAAAGTACACGGTTCAGTACAGGAC CAGTGACAGCGAGAAGTGGCACAACATTTCGGGCTGTGTTCAGACCGAGCTCACCACCTGTAATAAACTGATCGGGCTGGGATGTGTGATGGTGCAAGTCCTGGCTCAGGAAGGCAACCGCACATCCAGATCCGTCGAAGCCTGTCGCCATG CTGATTCTTGCAGCCCTGAAGTCCAGTTGACCTCCAAGGAAGGACTTCTGATAGTAAACATGGTAAAGAACAACCGTCTACGGGAGGATAATGGAGATAATTTTAAATACAACGTTCAATACGGCAGAGACGGGGAGGAGCTCAAA CAGGTTCAGGACTCCACCACATCCCATTTGACCATCAAAGATCTGGATGTGGGCCGGAGGTACTGTGTACAGGTCCGGTATTTATGTTACCACAAACCCTTTGGAACTCCCAGCACTCAACATTGTGAGTCCATCCAAGAGTCAG AATGTGTGTTATCTTCCTGTACAGAAAGGACACGGAAAAAGAATATTGTGACGATCAGTGTGACCTTCACCCTCCTGTTGGGTGTCTTGGTAGTGGGCCTTACGCTCTTCATCTACAGGCACCATAAGAAAATCAAACAGTTCCTTCAGCCCCCACTACGGTTACCAGACCACTATTGTGAG TACCTGTCAGGGGATTTCCCCCAGCAGGCCCTGTCCCTCACAACTAGTCCCTGTGAAGAACGCCATGATCTCATCTCCGTCGTCTGCCGTGAAGAGGACCTGTCGGACTCCTATCTGTTTCCTGAGTCTGACAGAGAACAGGATTATGACTCACCTAACAGACTGGATTTATTAGATCATGAAGAATGA
- the LOC139546266 gene encoding uncharacterized protein isoform X2: protein MLCLKGVLLFWTFCHVLRQAWSADELLSPRNVSVDSAVRWSPATDSPGIKYTVQYRTSDSEKWHNISGCVQTELTTCNKLIGLGCVMVQVLAQEGNRTSRSVEACRHADSCSPEVQLTSKEGLLIVNMVKNNRLREDNGDNFKYNVQYGRDGEELKVQDSTTSHLTIKDLDVGRRYCVQVRYLCYHKPFGTPSTQHCESIQESECVLSSCTERTRKKNIVTISVTFTLLLGVLVVGLTLFIYRHHKKIKQFLQPPLRLPDHYCEYLSGDFPQQALSLTTSPCEERHDLISVVCREEDLSDSYLFPESDREQDYDSPNRLDLLDHEE from the exons ATGTTGTGTCTGAAAGGCGTTTTGTTGTTTTGGACTTTCTGTCATGTCCTCAGACAAG CATGGTCTGCGGATGAGCTGTTATCTCCACGGAACGTGAGCGTTGACTCTGCTGTGCGTTGGAGCCCCGCCACAGACAGCCCAGGGATAAAGTACACGGTTCAGTACAGGAC CAGTGACAGCGAGAAGTGGCACAACATTTCGGGCTGTGTTCAGACCGAGCTCACCACCTGTAATAAACTGATCGGGCTGGGATGTGTGATGGTGCAAGTCCTGGCTCAGGAAGGCAACCGCACATCCAGATCCGTCGAAGCCTGTCGCCATG CTGATTCTTGCAGCCCTGAAGTCCAGTTGACCTCCAAGGAAGGACTTCTGATAGTAAACATGGTAAAGAACAACCGTCTACGGGAGGATAATGGAGATAATTTTAAATACAACGTTCAATACGGCAGAGACGGGGAGGAGCTCAAA GTTCAGGACTCCACCACATCCCATTTGACCATCAAAGATCTGGATGTGGGCCGGAGGTACTGTGTACAGGTCCGGTATTTATGTTACCACAAACCCTTTGGAACTCCCAGCACTCAACATTGTGAGTCCATCCAAGAGTCAG AATGTGTGTTATCTTCCTGTACAGAAAGGACACGGAAAAAGAATATTGTGACGATCAGTGTGACCTTCACCCTCCTGTTGGGTGTCTTGGTAGTGGGCCTTACGCTCTTCATCTACAGGCACCATAAGAAAATCAAACAGTTCCTTCAGCCCCCACTACGGTTACCAGACCACTATTGTGAG TACCTGTCAGGGGATTTCCCCCAGCAGGCCCTGTCCCTCACAACTAGTCCCTGTGAAGAACGCCATGATCTCATCTCCGTCGTCTGCCGTGAAGAGGACCTGTCGGACTCCTATCTGTTTCCTGAGTCTGACAGAGAACAGGATTATGACTCACCTAACAGACTGGATTTATTAGATCATGAAGAATGA